In Centropristis striata isolate RG_2023a ecotype Rhode Island chromosome 1, C.striata_1.0, whole genome shotgun sequence, one DNA window encodes the following:
- the LOC131973746 gene encoding adhesion G protein-coupled receptor L1-like isoform X6: MAVSLWFLGVCVLTLAHVAPSGQAMSRAAMPFGLLRRELACEGYPIELRCPGSDVVMVETANYGRTDDKICDADPFQMENTQCYLPDALKIMAQRCNNRTQCVVVAGVDVFPDPCPGTYKYLEIQYECVPYIFVCPGSLLSIQPASSLLEAEHQSGAWCKDPLQAGDRLYVMPWTPYRTEVLYEYASWDDYRQNRVTTTYKLPSRVDGTGFVVYDGAVFYNKERTRNLVKYDLRTRIKSGEAVVVNANYHDTSPYRWGGKSDIDLAVDENGLWVIYSTEANNGRIVVSQVNPYTLRFEGTWATGFDKRGASNAFMACGVLYAVRSVFQDDEGQAEGRVGSDMVVYAYDTSRGQELPVQIPFPNPYQYISSIDYNPRDNQLYVWNNYYVLRYPLQFTPPPPTKGPLSSLMTTVRSYTATVALTPVRPSASHPIGVINRGPFDQRPITAMVPLTPRPPLRVPLAPGAPGQVGGCEGRVARGVQWPPTLKGETVERPCPKGSLGIASYQCMQSPVGWSSRGPDLSNCTSPWVSQIAQKIKSGENAANIAGELVNLTRGRIYAGDVSMSVRLIEQLLDILDSQLQALRPANKESAARNYNKLQKRERTCRAYVQAVVQTVDNLLGPEALVSWADMSSVDQSRSASLLLDAVEKGAFLLANNLYEGRFSDRAPNVDLEVYVLNTEADIQDLTFPHSYDSDSILQISALALLQYSNNGQVKLVLSLYKNLGSFLTTQNSTLRLGLGLSQGSESRRRSLVVNSHVISASVHRGSNRVYLSEPVIFTLRHLQLENHFGPNCSFWNGTGVSGSGRWSTQGCRLLHTNNTHTTCACNHLSSYAVLMTYQQPAFGVGVEELLVYVVSWVGISVALVCLATCLTTLCCQGAPWHTDHSTIHCNLWANLLITELLFLVGANKTQYTVVCSIIAGLLHFSLLSVFCWLCLEGVELYLLQREVFEGRNSRRKYFYLCGYSIPGLVVAVSAAIDFRGYGSKTACWLRTDNYFIWSFLGPVGVIITLNLVVLVMTLHKMHSTAALKPDSSRHDNLRAWAVGSLTLLFLQSVTWSSGLMFLCAPSLLLAYLFSSLNTAQGLLITILHCTLARKGQKDYGRCLRLSQCCATSSSSSPDSVKGAALRSNSRYTSSQSRRATANRQSRIRRMWNDTVRRQTESSFIAADVNNTPTLNRAALGNHFLTNPVLQTHAGASPYDTMLAQGYNQPFTSTEGVVSQSQESCGLDSVCLNGGYTPNTFTLHGLGTTPGSRAGVVGSTDLLREGGVGIGGDDISPALLTPHGAADLSGSAGMRRNLSDAAALEKMIISELVQSNLRPSVAMPVPPERYGSLARPHHHDRAALTHTATLTRHAQPPQEGWAATMQPNTRHNAQEGWAHTRHLTQDAETHSATRGQDHATTPRLQDGWSHSRVSGDSESRELLKDGDKSLQGTLSRRGLQDRQQARPPDVQARPYSTLSRTPGTLSRHRGTVEPNGGTDRDRERDRERYRDRPLPPPPPPPPQESEPLYKALEEPLLMKQREAAAEAWRGGQDREKDETFLLKRDEMMDEWRGGTERGRDESFSSQGRDGEMDEWRAGMERGREESHLLEKRGGRMEVWRGENDQEETFITQKKDFGIDGWRGGMDREKDESLFLKDRDGWRAGMERENEKQKDRALDVWRGGMDIDREESFLFDSKDGGLDGRKRGKERGSLRFHGEREDSDSFALPLTPDLDLDTDSSPIYARDSNPSPLYPGDRRSPPLSIFPRSSPPTNIFAPRDTNSPPNNLYSRHSPQVYSRSSSPPRFYTRTSPPTLSYPDSSPEGPEEVSPTGQPQRPALELPYSLGRPPLGPRPNHLQTFYQPPPLASNGEAAYTPEPASEGDDGQMQRVTSL; this comes from the exons ATGGCTGTGTCCCTGTGGTTCCTGGGGGTGTGTGTGCTCACTCTGGCTCACGTCGCCCCTTCCGGCCAAG CTATGTCCCGGGCCGCCATGCCGTTCGGGCTGCTGCGCAGGGAGCTGGCGTGTGAGGGTTACCCCATAGAGCTGCGATGCCCAGGAAGTGACGTGGTCATGGTGGAGACTGCCAACTATGGACGCACTGACGACAAGATCTGTGACGCAGACCCCTTCCAGATGGAGAACACACAGTGTTACCTCCCTGATGCACTCAAAATTATGGCCCAGAG GTGTAACAACAGGACTCAGTGTGTGGTGGTCGCAGGGGTCGACGTCTTCCCAGACCCCTGTCCTGGAACATACAAGTACCTGGAGATCCAGTATGAGTGTGTCCCTTACA TTTTCGTGTGTCCCGGCTCACTGCTCAGCATCCAGCCGGCCTCCTCTCTCCTGGAGGCAGAGCATCAATCGGGGGCGTGGTGTAAAGACCCGCTGCAGGCCGGTGACAGGCTGTACGTCATGCCGTGGACGCCATATAGGACGGAGGTGCTGTATGAGTACGCCTCCTGGGACGACTACCGCCAGAACAGAGTCACCACCACCTATAA GTTGCCTAGCCGTGTGGACGGTACAGGCTTTGTGGTGTATGACGGCGCCGTGTTTTATAACAAAGAGCGAACACGCAACCTGGTCAAGTATGACCTGCGGACACGCATCAAGAGTGGCGAGGCAGTGGTGGTCAACGCCAACTACCATGACACCTCGCCTTACCGCTGGGGAGGGAAGTCAGACATCGATCTGGCGGTGGATGAGAATGGCCTTTGGGTGATCTACTCTACTGAAGCCAATAATGGACGCATCGTGGTCAGCCAG gtgaACCCGTACACCCTGCGCTTCGAGGGTACGTGGGCCACCGGCTTTGACAAGCGTGGGGCAAGCAACGCCTTCATGGCCTGTGGCGTGCTCTATGCCGTGCGCTCCGTCTTCCAAGATGACGAGGGGCAGGCGGAAGGCCGAGTCGGCAGCGACATGGTGGTTTATGCCTACGACACCAGCCGGGGACAGGAGCTGCCCGTTCAGATACCGTTCCCCAACCCTTACCAGTATATCTCCTCTATTGACTACAACCCAAGAGACAACCAGCTGTATGTGTGGAACAACTACTACGTGCTGAGATACCCGCTACAGTTCACACCGCCACCGCCCACTAAAG GTCCCCTGTCCTCTCTGATGACAACAGTCCGCTCCTACACGGCCACGGTGGCCTTGACCCCGGTGCGGCCGTCTGCCTCTCACCCAATCGGCGTCATCAACCGAGGACCCTTTGACCAGCGGCCGATCACAGCCATGGTCCCTCTGACCCCACGGCCACCTCTGCGTGTCCCCTTGGCGCCCGGGGCCCCCGGTCAGGTGGGCGGATGTGAAGGACGGGTGGCACGAGGGGTGCAATGGCCACCTACGCTGAAGGGAGAGACAGTGGAGAGACCCTGCCCGAAAGGGTCACTGG gtATCGCTTCCTATCAATGCATGCAATCTCCGGTGGGCTGGAGCTCCAGAGGGCCCGACCTTTCCAACTGCACCTCTCCCTGGGTCAGCCAAATTGCACAGAAG ATTAAGAGTGGAGAGAATGCAGCCAACATCGCCGGGGAATTGGTCAACCTGACCCGGGGGCGGATCTATGCCGGTGATGTGAGCATGTCCGTCAGGCTAATTGAACAGCTATTGGACATTCTGGACTCCCAGCTGCAGGCCTTGAGACCAGCCAATAAAGAGTCAGCAGCACGCAATTACAACAAG CTGCAGAAAAGAGAACGCACATGCAGAGCTTATGTTCAG gCGGTCGTTCAGACAGTTGATAACCTGTTGGGTCCTGAGGCTCTGGTTTCCTGGGCGGACATGAGCAGTGTTGACCAGTCCCGCTCAGCATCACTACTATTAGACGCGGTAGAAAAAGGAGCGTTTCTATTAGCTAACAATCTCTATGAAGGCCGATTCAGCGACAGGGCGCCAAATGTTG ATCTGGAGGTGTATGTGTTAAATACAGAGGCAGACATACAGGACCTGACGTTCCCTCACTCCTACGACAGCGACAGCATCTTGCAGATCTCAGCGCTGGCTCTGCTGCAGTACAGCAACAACG GCCAGGTGAAGCTGGTCCTCTCTCTGTATAAGAACCTGGGCTCCTTCCTGACCACCCAGAACTCGACTCTGCGACTCGGACTGGGGCTGAGCCAGGGGTCAGAGTCCAGGCGGAGAAGCCTGGTGGTCAACTCCCACGTCATCTCCGCCTCTGTACACAGAGGATCCAACAGAGTGTACCTCTCCGAGCCGGTGATCTTTACTCTCAGGCATCTGCAG CTGGAGAACCACTTTGGCCCCAACTGCTCTTTCTGGAACGGCACAGGGGTTTCTGGGAGTGGCAGGTGGTCTACACAGGGCTGCCGCCTGTTACAcaccaacaacacacacactacctGCGCTTGCAACCACCTGTCCAGCTATGCCGTCCTCATGACGTATCAGCAACCTGCT TTTGGGGTCGGGGTAGAAGAGCTTCTCGTCTATGTGGTTTCCTGGGTCGGCATCTCTGTAGCACTAGTGTGTTTGGCCACCTGCCTTACCACGCTGTGCTGCCAGGGGGCGCCCTGGCACACAGACCACAGCACCATCCACTGCAACCTTTGGGCCAACCTGCTCATCACTGAACTGCTCTTCCTTGTTGGTGCCAACAAGACACAATACACA GTTGTGTGCTCCATCATTGCTGGCTTGCTGCACTTCTCGCTGCTCTCAGTGTTTTGCTGGTTGTGCCTGGAGGGGGTGGAGCTGTACTTGCTGCAGCGGGAGGTATTTGAGGGACGTAACTCCAGGAGGAAGTATTTCTACCTGTGTGGTTACTCTATTCCTGGGCTGGTGGTGGCCGTCTCCGCAGCCATAGACTTCAGAGGCTACGGCTCAAAGACTGC ATGCTGGCTGAGAACAGACAATTACTTCATCTGGAGTTTCCTCGGACCTGTTGGTGTCATCATTACG TTAAACCTGGTTGTCCTGGTGATGACCTTACATAAGATGCACAGCACCGCTGCTTTGAAGCCAGACTCCAGTCGTCATGACAACCTGAG GGCGTGGGCGGTGGGCTCCCTGACGCTGCTCTTCCTGCAGAGCGTCACCTGGTCCTCAGGCCTGATGTTCCTGTGTGCTCCGTCGCTCCTCCTGGCTtacctcttctcctccctcaaCACCGCCCAGGGCCTCCTCATCACCATACTGCACTGCACCCTCGCCCGGAAG GGTCAAAAGGACTACGGCCGATGCCTGCGCCTCTCGCAGTGCTGCGCCACTTCCTCTTCCAGCTCTCCGGACTCGGTGAAGGGTGCTGCCCTGCGCTCCAACAGCCGATACACCAGCAGCCAGAGTCGGAGAGCTACTGCCAACAGACAG AGTCGAATCAGGAGGATGTGGAACGACACTGTTCGCAGGCAGACTGAATCGTCCTTCATCGCTGCAGACGTGAACAACACACCCACTCTTAACCGAG CTGCTTTGGGGAACCACTTCCTTACTAATCCGGTGTTGCAGACTCATGCTGGAGCCTCTCCTTATGACACGATGCTGGCACAGGGATACAACCAACCCTTCACCTCCACAG AGGGTGTTGTGTCCCAGAGCCAGGAGTCCTGTGGGTTGGACAGTGTGTGTCTCAATGGAGGCTACACCCCCAATACCTTCACCCTGCACGGTCTGGGAACCACACCCGGGTCCCGAGCTGGAGTGGTGGGCAGCACTGACCTTCTGCGGGAGGGAGGAGTCGGGATAGGAGGTGATGACATTTCCCCGGCCCTCCTCACCCCCCACGGGGCCGCAGACCTGAGCGGCAGCGCCGGAATGCGTCGTAACCTGTCTGATGCAGCAGCGCTTGAAAAGATGATCATCTCGGAGCTGGTGCAGAGCAACCTGCGGCCCTCAGTCGCCATGCCTGTTCCTCCCGAGCGCTACGGAAGCCTGGCGAGGCCTCATCACCACGACAGGGCAGCTCTCACGCACACTGCCACTTTGACGCGACACGCACAGCCGCCCCAAGAGGGCTGGGCTGCCACCATGCAGCCAAACACACGGCACAACGCACAAGAGGGCTGGGCGCATACGCGTCACCTCACACAGGACGCTGAGACACATTCCGCAACTCGTGGACAAGATCACGCCACGACGCCACGCTTACAGGATGGCTGGTCACACTCCAGAGTTTCTGGAGACTCAGAGTCCCGTGAGCTGCTTAAAGACGGGGACAAGTCATTGCAAGGCACTCTGAGTCGCCGCGGGCTGCAGGACAGGCAGCAAGCGCGCCCTCCTGATGTTCAGGCACGGCCCTACTCCACCCTCAGCCGCACACCTGGGACTCTGTCCCGCCACCGCGGCACAGTGGAGCCCAacggagggacagacagagacagagagagggacaggGAGCGTTACCGGGACAGGCCCCTcccgcctcctcctccccctcccccacaGGAGTCTGAGCCCCTGTACAAGGCTCTGGAGGAGCCGCTGCTGATGAAACAGAGGGAGGCAGCCGCAGAGGCATGGAGAGGCGGACAGGACAGAGAGAAGGACGAGACATTTCTCTTAAAAAGAGATGAAATGATGGACGAATGGAGGGGAGGAACCGAGAGAGGGAGGGACGAGTCTTTCTCCTCTCAGGGGAGAGACGGAGAGATGGACGAATGGAGAGCTGgaatggagagagggagggaggaatcTCATCTGCTGGAGAAGAGAGGTGGAAGGATGGAGGTGTGGCGGGGAGAGAACGACCAGGAAGAGACTTTTATAACTCAGAAGAAAGATTTTGGGATTGACGGATGGAGAGGCGGcatggacagagagaaagatgaatCCTTGTTTTTAAAGGACAGAGATGGATGGAGAgcagggatggagagagagaatgagaaacAGAAGGATAGAGCGCTGGATGTGTGGAGGGGAGGGATGGATATCGACAGGGAGGAATCCTTCCTGTTCGACAGTAAAGATGGCGGCCTCGACGGGAggaaaagagggaaagaaagagggtCTCTTCGGTTCCACGGCGAACGAGAAGATTCTGACAGCTTTGCTCTGCCTTTGACCCCGGACCTTGACCTCGACACTGACTCCTCACCGATCTACGCCCGGGATTCGAACCCCTCCCCGCTCTACCCCGGTGACCGGCGCTCACCTCCGCTCAGCATCTTCCCCCGGAGCTCTCCCCCGACCAATATCTTCGCTCCTCGAGACACTAACTCACCTCCAAACAATCTCTACTCCCGCCACTCCCCCCAGGTGTACAGCCGAAGCAGCTCCCCTCCTCGCTTCTACACCCGCACGTCCCCTCCGACCCTCTCCTACCCCGACAGCAGCCCTGAAGGTCCAGAAGAAGTCAGCCCCACCGGCCAGCCGCAGCGGCCTGCCCTGGAGCTGCCCTACAGCCTCGGCCGACCCCCGCTGGGCCCGCGACCCAATCACCTGCAAACCTTCTACCAGCCCCCGCCGCTGGCATCCAATGGAGAGGCAGCGTACACACCAGAGCCCGCCTCGGAGGGAGACGATGGACAGATGCAGCGGGTGACGAGCCTGTGA